The following coding sequences lie in one Panicum virgatum strain AP13 chromosome 6N, P.virgatum_v5, whole genome shotgun sequence genomic window:
- the LOC120678007 gene encoding uncharacterized protein LOC120678007 — protein sequence MVDSMLRDSPLPDTERSEERLSDGSGSDKLPEEEKGEKLPEGDGEKLPKEAPTGNTIARVEDAPQKAISDVRASTSQVSSVSVLPQEKLKLAYKLMGEVLGQEGNQAQDNTELKALKERVKTLSSEKAAPQEKLKKLSKAKKDEIEKLKKIKEDTDREAVTTLK from the exons ATGGTAGACTCCATGCTTCGGGATTCTCCACTACCTGACACCGAAAGGAGCGAAGAGAGGCTCTCGGATGGTAGTGGAAGCGACAAGCTTCCGGAAGAGGAAAAGGGCGaaaagcttcctgagggagatGGCGAGAAGCTACCTAAAGAAGCCCCTACAG GGAATACTATAGCGAGGGTCGAGGATGCGCCGCAAAAGGCAATTTCTGATGTGcgggcgagtacttcccaagtcTCATCGGTAAGTGTCTTGCCGCAGGAGAAGTTGAAACTTGCGTACAAGCTGAtgggg GAGGTACTGGGGCAAGAGGGTAACCAGGCCCAGGACAATACAGAGCTAAAGGCTCTGAAAGAGCGAGTAAAAACGCTCTCGTCTGAGAAGGCTGCCCCTCAAGAGAAGCTAAAGAAGCTCTCCAAAGCCAAGAAAG atgagattgaaaagctgaagaagatcaaggaggacacTGACCGGGAAGCGGTGACAACTCTGAAGTAG